The Deltaproteobacteria bacterium genome contains the following window.
CTTACACGTCTATTCCCTGGCCCGCAGCGTTATTTCCATTATCAGGGTCAATAACCGCGAGAACATTCAGAGTCCGGCCCGTTATGTAGCCAATGAAGAATATCATCACACGGGTGATAAGATTTCCGGTGTGTCTCGTGAGATTCTTCGGCGCTTAAATGGATTGGGCATCCGAGGGGTCGTCGTCAACAAAAGTTGGCCTATGGACCTGGATCGGTATCCCGGAAAGATCTGGGACGTGAGCCACAAAATTATGGCCGTGGAGGCCGGTCTTGGCCATATGGGATTGAACCGGCTGGTTCTTCATCCGAAATTCGGCAGTGCCATCCAGTTGGATAGTATTCTGATCAATGGGTTGGTGGATCAATACGACCAGCCTCTAACGGAGAATCCCTGCTTCAAATGCAATCTATGCGCCGTCGTCTGCCCTACCGGAGCCATCAGCAAAGGCCAGCCCTTTGACTTTGTAGCCTGCATTACCCATACCTACAGGGACAACATGGCCGGGTTTAATAACTGGGTGGAAGCCATGGTCACCTCACAGGACATGGCCGAATACCGGTCCCATTTCACCGATCGGGAAACGGCTTTCATGTGGCAATCCCTGATGTTCCGCATGAGCTACCGCTGCAGCTATTGCATGGCCGTGTGCCCGGCCGGTGAAGAGGTTAAAGCCGGTTACCTGGCAAACAAGAAGGACCATGTTGAAAGAATTCTGAAACCTCTCAGGGACCGGCCGGAACCGGTCTATGTCATGGCCGACTCCAAAGCGGAAGCCAGGGTCAAAAAAAATCCGCATAAAATAATTCGGGTTGTACCCGGTATGATCCGGACACCGCCCAAATAGGGTCAACCGCAGATTTTTCAAATGTCTAAACCCTTACAAAATTTTTTAAAGGATCAACACTATTTGATCCGGGAAAGGAGAATTTTATGAATGAGAAATTGATGGAATACTTTAATAAGCAGCCCCGTCTGGGCACCCTGAGCACGGCCGCCAAAGACGGCAAGGTCAATGTGGCCTATTTTGGTTCCCCCCTGATGACCGATCCCAAGACCGTATTTATGGGTCTGGGGAATAACCGGACCTTAGCCAATCTTAAGGAAAACCCCTGGGCCGCCTATATGATCATGGAACCGGGGAAGACTCTGCCCGAATGGAAAGGAGTCCGCCTCTATCTGAAAGCCGCTGAAATCGCGACGGAAGGGGAAAAACTGGAAAAGATTCGGACCCTTATCGCTGAAAAAGCCGGTCCCAATGCGGCGAAAATGATCCAGGCGGCTGTGACCTTTGAGGTGCTGGAGATCAGGCCCCTGGCTGACTTCGGGCAGGGTTGGGAAAAATCCATTTAGCGGGAAAATAAGTTCGGAGTTTAGAGTTCGGAGTTCGGAGAAAATATTTTTTTGATCCGTCGGTGCCCCAATGGGCATGAGGGTTTGGTGCGCCGTAAAATTTTTAGGACAATCGGAGGAGCTTATGGGAACGACTCACAAAACAACCTGTGTATTATGTGGTCAGAACTGCGGTCTGGAGGTGGTAGTCGAAAATAATCGCATCGCAAAAGTAAAAGGGGATAAAGAAAATGTCCGTAGCCAGGGATATGTCTGCCGGAAGGGGATGCATGTTGCTTATCATCAACACCATGCCGATCGTCTCAAATACCCCTTAAAGCGGGTGGGGGACCGTTTCGAGCGCATCTCCTGGGACCAGGCCATCGATGAAATATCTGATAAACTCAAGGGGATTATCGATCAGTACGGCCCCCGTTCTTTCGCTTATATGGGCGGCGGCGGTCAGGCCTGCCATTTTGAGGCCGCCTTCGGGGTCCGATTATTAAGGGGGCTCGGCTCTCAGTATCACTACAGCGCCCTGGCCCAGGAATTTTCCGGCATGCTCTGGGTTCATGGGCGTATGTTCGGCCGGCAATACATGCATGGGGCCCCTGATGTAGCTGAAACCGACCTTTTTCTAATCCTAGGCTGGAACGGGATGCAGAGCCACCAGATCCCCCAGGCTCCCCGACACCTGCAAAGGATCGCCAAAGATCCTGCCAAGCTTCTGATTGTGATCGATCCTCGTTTGTCGGAAACAGCTAAAATTGCCGATAAACACTTGCCCATCCGGCCGGGGACGGATGCCCTTCTTCTTCGGGCTATGATCGCCATTATCCTTCAGGAAGGCTGGGAAAATAAGGACTATATCGAGAATCACACCTCCGGGTTTGAGAATATAAAATCGTTGTTTATGAATTTTGATGCCCGGGCGGCCGTCCGGACTTGCAGTCTTGATTTCGATCAGGTCCGGGAAATCAGCCAACTCTTTGCTACCCGTAAATCGTGTTTGCGCTACGATCTGGGTATCTACATGAACCGCCACAGCGCCGCGGCCTCTTACCTGATTGCCATTTTCCAGGCCATCTGCGGGAGGCTTTGTGTTCCCGGAGGGTTTATTTTCCCCGGTCACCTGATGCCCGGAGGCGGTCATTCCGATGAACGGAATCCCAAAACATGGCGAACCGTCACAACCGATATATTCCCGGTCTCGGCTACTTTCCCTCCCAATGTCATGCCGGAGGAAATCCTGTCCGATCATCCGGAGCGTCTGCGGGCGGTTTTGGTCTCGGCCTCCAACCCTTTGCGCTCTTATGCCGATACCACCGCCTATGAAAATGCCTTCAGGCGACTGGATCTGCTGGTCACTTCCGAATTGGCCATGACGGAAACGGCGGTCTTGTCGCATTATGTGTTGCCTGCCCGATCCGGTTTGAATCGTGGGACGGCACTTTTTTCGCTCTGACCTATCCCGGCATCTTCTTTCAGATGCGGCGGCCCATCATCGAGCCTGAAGGTGAGCCACTGGAAGCCGGGGAGATCCAA
Protein-coding sequences here:
- a CDS encoding pyridoxamine 5'-phosphate oxidase family protein, whose product is MNEKLMEYFNKQPRLGTLSTAAKDGKVNVAYFGSPLMTDPKTVFMGLGNNRTLANLKENPWAAYMIMEPGKTLPEWKGVRLYLKAAEIATEGEKLEKIRTLIAEKAGPNAAKMIQAAVTFEVLEIRPLADFGQGWEKSI